One Rhododendron vialii isolate Sample 1 chromosome 2a, ASM3025357v1 genomic region harbors:
- the LOC131318173 gene encoding uncharacterized protein LOC131318173 — MANSSSSKGWWKNLTTYAARIYFFLIILQIPLFRVPCRAGMCSSPIHVTSSQLIASEIFPVAAVKALLYPGAVTNGLITNMTFPSWDNLLNIYNLTNVKEASAVTDLQRLEVLAGSYFSVAGAIIGVLKPGRMSMFGTLLIIWGLVKEGFLGKPVNTDPAKTVFVYPTMLIALVCAFASVKYDVQKVARGAPARPIAKPLQSSSKSKLK, encoded by the exons atGGCAAATTCATCTTCTTCAAAGGGATGGTGGAAGAACCTCACCACCTACGCAGCTCGCATTTATTTCTTCCTCATCATCCTTCAGATCCCTCTTTTCAG GGTTCCATGTAGAGCTGGTATGTGCTCAAGTCCCATTCATGTCACATCATCCCAGTTGATTGCAAGTGAGATCTTCCCTGTTGCTGCTGTGAAAGCACTTCTCTATCCTGGAGCTGTCACAAATGGTCTCATCACGAACATGACTTTTCCAAGCTGGGATAATCTGCTGAACATTTACAACTTGACCAATGTGAAGGAAGCTTCGGCTGTAACTGATCTGCAGCGGTTGGAG GTGCTAGCAGGAAGCTACTTCTCTGTGGCAGGGGCTATAATTGGTGTTCTGAAACCTGGGAGAATGAGCATGTTTGGAACACTTCTCATTATTTGGGGCCTTGTCAAGGAAGGGTTCCTTGGAAAGCCTGTGAATACAGATCCTGCAAAAACTGTTTTCGTATACCCAACAATGTTAATTGCTCTTGTTTGTGCCTTCGCTTCTGTCAAGTACGATGTCCAGAAGGTCGCGAGAGGTGCCCCAGCTCGCCCCATCGCCAAACCTCTGCAGAGCTCTTCTAAATCGAAGCTGAAATGA